The Mauremys mutica isolate MM-2020 ecotype Southern chromosome 1, ASM2049712v1, whole genome shotgun sequence genome has a segment encoding these proteins:
- the LRRC51 gene encoding leucine-rich repeat-containing protein 51 isoform X1 — protein MSVRWDCCKISLQAPPLDYSFRGISFIQDLLTEEPRAGLKVIRRSAGGKLLTQAVRLNNNTINELTDFASTMEQLLEYPAELSWVDLSFNDLPTIDPVLTMYPNLRALNLHGNSIQSLSEVDKLAGLPRLRTLTLHGNPIEEEKGYRSYVLSVLPQLKSFDFSGVTKQDRSTATFWRRMNVKPKKVKKRRDDY, from the exons ATGAGCGTGCGATGGGATTGCTGTAAGATCTCACTGCAGGCACCTCCGCTGGACTATTCCTTCCGAGGCATCAGCTTCATCCAAG ACCTGCTGACAGAGGAGCCCCGGGCTGGCCTCAAGGTGATCAGGCGCTCGGCTGGGGGGAAGCTGCTGACCCAGGCGGTGCGCCTGAATAACAACACTATCAATGAGCTGACCGACTTCGCCTCCACCATGGAGCAGCTGCTGGAGTACCCCGCCGAGCTCTCCTGGGTCGACCTCTCCTTCAACGACCTGCCTACTATCGACCCA GTGCTGACTATGTACCCCAACCTCCGGGCCCTCAACCTGCACGGGAACAGCATCCAGAGCCTCAGCGAGGTGGACAAGCTGGCCGGCCTGCCGCGCCTGCGCACGCTGACCCTGCACGGAAACCCCATCGAGGAGGAGAAAGGCTACAG GAGCTACGTGCTGTCCGTGCTGCCCCAGCTGAAGTCCTTCGATTTCAGCGGTGTGACGAAGCAGGACCGCTCCACCGCCACCTTCTGGAGACGCATGAACGTCAAACCCAAGAAGGTCAAGAAAAGGCGGGACGACTACTGA
- the LRRC51 gene encoding leucine-rich repeat-containing protein 51 isoform X2 has product MQVPVYHGETQARSSNDLLRVTRGVSGRDLLTEEPRAGLKVIRRSAGGKLLTQAVRLNNNTINELTDFASTMEQLLEYPAELSWVDLSFNDLPTIDPVLTMYPNLRALNLHGNSIQSLSEVDKLAGLPRLRTLTLHGNPIEEEKGYRSYVLSVLPQLKSFDFSGVTKQDRSTATFWRRMNVKPKKVKKRRDDY; this is encoded by the exons ATGCAAGTACCAGTCTACCACGGGGAAACTCAGGCCCGGAGCTCCaatgacttgctcagggtcacgagaggagtcagtggcagag ACCTGCTGACAGAGGAGCCCCGGGCTGGCCTCAAGGTGATCAGGCGCTCGGCTGGGGGGAAGCTGCTGACCCAGGCGGTGCGCCTGAATAACAACACTATCAATGAGCTGACCGACTTCGCCTCCACCATGGAGCAGCTGCTGGAGTACCCCGCCGAGCTCTCCTGGGTCGACCTCTCCTTCAACGACCTGCCTACTATCGACCCA GTGCTGACTATGTACCCCAACCTCCGGGCCCTCAACCTGCACGGGAACAGCATCCAGAGCCTCAGCGAGGTGGACAAGCTGGCCGGCCTGCCGCGCCTGCGCACGCTGACCCTGCACGGAAACCCCATCGAGGAGGAGAAAGGCTACAG GAGCTACGTGCTGTCCGTGCTGCCCCAGCTGAAGTCCTTCGATTTCAGCGGTGTGACGAAGCAGGACCGCTCCACCGCCACCTTCTGGAGACGCATGAACGTCAAACCCAAGAAGGTCAAGAAAAGGCGGGACGACTACTGA